DNA sequence from the Candidatus Fluviicola riflensis genome:
CAGGAATGAAAGAGCGAGTGGGACAAATCGGCGGAACCAAAACGGTGAAGATCGACAAAGTCATTGCCCTGAAACCCGATTTGGTAATCGGCAATAAAGAAGAAAACCTACAGTCGGATATTGAAGAGCTGGAACAACACCTTCCCGTTTGGATGAGCGATATTCACGATCTCGAAACAGCGTTGAATATGATCCGGCATGTTGGTTCGTTGGTTGAAAAAGGAAAAAAGGCACTTGAGGTAATCGACTCCATTCAACAGAAATTCAATCAGTTAGATCAAGTTGAGAAAAGCAATAAATTAACCCGCGTTCTTTACCTGATTTGGCGAAAACCGTATATGGCGGCTGGTAAAGGAACATTTATCGACGATTGCCTGAAACGTTGTGGTTGGATAAATTGCATTTCGGAAACGCGTTATCCTGAAATTGATACTACGTCTCTCAATCCGGATTTGATTTTATTGAGTTCGGAGCCTTATCCATTCAAAGAAAACCACATTGAAGAATTGCAGGTACTTTTCCCGAAAGCAAAAATTGAATTGGTCGACGGCGAATATTTTTCCTGGTACGGAACACGACTACTGGGTGCCCCGGATTATTTCATCGATTTATTGGACCGCACCTAAAGCTACCAGCAATTTCACCAACTCGTGTAAAGCATAAGCGTCGTCTTTGAAATTAATTGTGCCTTTAAGCGAAACATTGGTTCCTTTTTGAGAAGCGGTGAAATGAATGTCTTTTGCAGCATTCGTGAATTTTTTGGCCGCTCCAACTCCCGGAATTACATCCATAAATGCTGTAATCAGCCGATTTCCTTCGATCACCAATAAAGGTTTGAACGAACCCTTTATCGTTACCAAATCCGTTTGTTTTTGACGGATCACACTTGACGGATCTATCCCGATAAAGATGGTGTGATCATCCAACTGAACAACTTCATACTTCATATAGCCCAATTGGATCGTATGATCGTCGTATTTCAGATCTTCCGGAATGGAATCAAACAATTCCTTCATCAAAACTGGCGTCTCTGTTTCAAAAATCGCGTTTATCTTCGGTAAGATGAGCATTCCACCTTTCACTTTTTCCACTATGACACCCTGATAATCAATCGTTACGGCCCGTAATTCCGGAAATTGATAATTTCCGATAGGTAATAGTTTGTTCAATGAATCTGAAAGTCCTTTCGGAATAATCGAAGTGGAGATCAGTAATGCATTGGATTTCAAGGAGTAATTGGCTGGCTTCAGGTTCTTTTCCGCTGTAAAATGGCCGCTAAACGATAGTTGATGTGGTTCATGCTGTAAGTCAAAGTGAGCTGGCTTTTTATTCTTCTTCGCAGGCAAGTCGACAGACATAAATGCTTTGCTGCCTTTGGTTTTTGTTGATTCGGTATTGCTGTTGTTCAGGAATTTTTCTGCGATAGCTTTCAGTTCCTTGTTTGAAAGCGATGTTTTTGGCAGCTGTGAAAGGATCAATCCCGTATTGTTTTTTACGGCAAATGATTGACTGGAATTCAGGTATTTAGGAATGTTTTTCTGAAACAATTCTTCATCCAGTACTTTCACCAAAAATCCAACGTAATTCGTGTTGTTTTCCTTTACACCGAATGCCAAAACGGGTTGACTGAAATCGATGGCTAAACTCCCGTATTCGCGTCGCTTTTCCAGGCGATTATCGGTTATGTTTTTCAGTTCTTTGAAAAACGAATCGTCTTTTGTTTCGAACAGAAGCGTATAGGTTTCGTCTTTCGCTAACTGGCTCGCATCCAACCGGACTACCCAATTAGCAGCTTTTGGGACAAGAATTGATTCGGGTGGCGTTTCGGTTCCAAACACTTCAAAAAGAACAAGGCCGATAATTCCAAGTACGCCGAAGAGCAGGACCAGGAAAAAATGAAGTATTCGAAATTTCAGTTGCATTTCATAAAAGTAATTCTTTCCTGAAATTGTACCTTTGTTTTTATGGGAAAAATCTGTTTCTGGTTATTGAAGCTGTTCGGATGGAAAATTGATACGTCTGCTCCGCGAAATGTGAAGCAAGCCGTAATCGTAATGGGCCCGCACACTTCTAACTGGGATTTTATCATTGGAAAGATGGCTTTTGCTCAATACAAAGTCAACGCGAAATTTCTCATTAAAAAGGAATTGTTCAAACCCCCGATGGGCTGGCTGCTCAAAGCGATGGGCGGTATTCCGGTTGATCGTAAGAAAAACAACAACATTACCGAACAAGCCGTAAAATACTTCCGTGAACACGAAACCTGTTACCTGGTTTTTACACCGGAAGGCACCAGAAAGTACAGTCCGCACTGGAAAAAAGGATTTTACTATATTGCTCAGAATGCCAATGTGCCAATTTACATAGCGTACATCGATTACAAGCGCAAGATGGGCGGGTTCCATTCGCTTTTTACTCCAACCGGCGATGCCGATGCGGATATCCGTTACATCAAGTCGGTATTGGTCGAATTCCAGGGGAAAGTTCCTGAAAACGGCATCCGTAGAGAAGAAATCGAACCTGCTCTCAAAAAACAAGTCAAATCATGAAGCTAGAAACACTCCGCACGGTAGCTGTGACACGTTACATTGCACCTTTGCGCGAAGGTGGCTCGTTACCGGCTTTGGTGGAAGCAGATGATGATTTTAAGTATGTCTTAAAATTTAAAGGCGCAGGTCATGGTACCAAAGCATTGATTTCCGAATTCCTGGGTGGCCAGCTGGCGCGCGTGTTGGGATTGAAACTTCCTGAATTGGTATTTATTACGCTCGACGAAGATTTTGGCAGATCTGAGGCTGATGAAGAAATCCAGGATTTACTGCGCGGTAGCCATGGTTTGAACCTCGGTTTGCACTTTTTGTCGGGAGCCATTACGTTTGATCCGGTGGTTACGACTATTGATTCGCTTCTGGCTTCGAAAATTGTGTGGCTGGATGCGTTTCTTACGAACATCGACCGCACGTTTCGCAATACCAATATGTTGATCTGGAACAAGGAATTGTGGCTGATCGATCACGGCGCTTCGTTTTATTTTCATCATTCTTGGGACAATTGGGAACAAAACGCCAAAAGTCCATTCAGCTATGTGAAAGACCATGTTTTACTGGATCGTGCCACACAACTGGATGAAGTAAATACTCAGTTTACCTCCATTTTAACCGACGAATTATTCCGACAATTGGTAGATCAGATTCCTTCCGAATGGCTGCAATGGGAAGGAAACGAGTTGTCGGAAGACGAAATCAGAGGAGTATACCATCAGTTTTTATCCATCCGGTTGGCCCATTCGGCTAACTTTCTAAACGAAGCGCAAGATGCCCGAAAAAAAACTGTATGAGTACGCGGTAATTCGCCTGGTGCCGAAAGTTGAGCGGGAGGAATTCATCAACATCGGGATTATCTTGTTTTCGAAGAAAGCGAACTTCATCAAAGTATTGGTCGATATCGACGAAGAACGATTGAAACTCTTTTCGGGTGAAATCGATTGCAATCAGCTGCGCGAAAATCTCGATGCGTTTGAACGGATCAGCAGGGGTGAACATAACGCCGGGCCAATTGCAAAGGAAGATTTACCGTCCCGGTTTCGCTGGCTTACGGCTATCCGCAGTTCCATGATCCAAACTTCGCGCCCACATCCTGGGAAGGCTGATGATCTGGAGGTTGCAGCGGTGCAGTTGTTGAAGGAATATGTGGGATGATTGTCTTAGTTGGGGTATCATTTTAGGAGGGAATTGGATACACCTAAAAATCGGAGACTTATTTCCTAAAAGAATCCGTGCGTTTATCATACCCATACGGACAATGCTTGCAGCCACTTTTACAGCAATGACCACGTTTCAAATGGTATTTCTCCGTAAAAACAAGGAAACCCATTTCATTGTAATAGAAATCTTCCGGATCTAAACCGTTATTTTTGGGAAGTGGACGATCATCGTTCATGCGGCAAAATTAAGCAAACAAATCATGTCTTTGTCCCGGTTTCAAACGAAACGATCTATTTTACAAGAGTTGCAGTTCCCCGATTGGGAAAAACGTTCCATAAGGGTTCTGGTGAAACGCGACGATTTGATCGATCCGTATGTTTCGGGGAATAAATGGCGCAAACTCAAGTACATTATCGAACTGGCGCTGCATCAACAACGGGTCGGAATTTTGACGCTGGGTGGTGCTTATTCCAACCATTTACTGGCCACTGCTTATGCCTGTGAAGCATTCGGATTGAAATCGAAAGCTTTGGTGCGCGGTGAAGAATTGAGTGCTGACAGCAACGAAAATCTTCAACGCTGCACGGAAATGGGAATGGAATTGCTGTTTATTTCCCGCGAAGAATACAGTGAACGCTACGAAAAAGAACGACAGGAAATCTGGAAACAGCAGCATCCGGATTATTTGTTTGTCCCCGAAGGCGGCGCCACTTACCACGGATTGATTGGCTGTCAGGAAATCTGGACGGAAATCAACGAACCCATAGATCATGTTTTCGTGGCGCAGGGAACAACAACTACCAGTTGCGGACTTTTATTGGGAAGCAATGATAAGACAACGATTCATGTGGTTCCGGTACTCAAAGGATTTGATTCACTGGATGAAATGCGGCCTTTGCTTTACCAGTTTCTCATTGACAAGGAATTGGTGAACGAATACCTGCAAAGAGTAGTTGTGCATTCAGATGCACATTTCGGAGGCTACGCAAAAACAACAATTGAATTAAATCAGTTTATTGAGTTTTGTAAACAAGAACTTGATTTACAGCTTGATCGCGTTTATACCGGAAAGGCGTTTTATGCGTTGATAAAAGCCTTGGAATCAGAAGAGTTTAACGGAAAAACGATCATGTTTGTGCACACAGGTGGTTTGATAAACGGATAATTTCACTACGAAGAGAAACATCAGGACTGAACAACTTAAAGCTCAATGTTTCTACATGTGGCTCGGGGGAAATGTAGTTAAAAAGAAAAGGACCACAATCGCAGTCCTTTCTCAATTTATCTCTGTTATAAAATTACATGCCCATTTGCATCTGAGGTGCCGGTTTTACCAATGTTCCCGGTTTTCCATAATTCACTAATTCCACGTAGAAAATCAGTGGAGAAAAACGTTCGATCGGCGAACCTTGTGGTGGATTTGCGCCATAAGCCAATCCTTGTGGAACGTACAAACGATACTTCCCTCCTTTTTTCAGTTTCGGAAAAGCAATTGACCAACCCTGGATTACACCGTTAAGACTGAATGCAGGAATCGGCTGGCCGGCTTTTTCACCTGCCAGTGATGATTCCAATGTATCACCTTTCGGAGAAATCAGAATGTAACGTGCCTGCACATCGTCACCGATTGCCGGACTTCCACCAGTTCCTTCCTTGATCGTTTCGAGGTAAATGCCGTTTCCGATTTCTTTCGTGTTTTTGATCTTACTTACTTTATTAAAAAACGTTTGCTCTGTTTTCTGAGCATTGGCCATGATTTTCTGGTTCAGATCACCCAGCAATTTTTCCATCATTTGGTCACGTTCCAACTGATCTACAAGTGTATCGTTGCTATTCAAAGCACTTTCAAAACCGTATTTCACCATTTTGAGGTCAAACTTCTTGATGAAACCTTCTTGTTTCCAACCGCTCAAAAAGTAAGAACCAAGCGCTTTTCCGATACACAATGAACCTTCGGTTTTAAATGCCGGATCAAATTCCATTCCCTGGTAACCGAACATGCTTTGGATGGTCTGATTGCATTCAGGCCCGAACGCCGTTTCGTCTTTCAAACCGATTTCAAAACCTTCCATGATCTTTTCCATATCATAGTTGGTGAAATTTTTGTCCTGCAGCAATTGCTTGGCATGATCTGCCCCCACTACGTAGGAAATTTTGTCTTTGTTTGTTTTTAGCTCAACGGTATCCGCTGTTGCTGCATCATCTCCGCAAGACGACACCAATAACCCAATCAGGGATAATGTGATCAGTATTCTCATCTTAGTTTTCAATTGCGATCAATTCTACATCAAAGATAAGCGCCATGAACGGTTTGATTGCTCCACCCGGATGCGGATGCGCTCCGTAAGCCAGATCCTGCGGAATATACAAACGGTATTTTGAACCAACAGGCATCAGTTGCAACGCTTCTGTCCAGCCCTTGATCACCTGGTGCACACCGAAAGTTGCCGGTAAACCACGTGAAATGGAACTATCGAAAACGGTTCCGTCGATCAACGTACCGTGATAATGAACTTTTACTGTATCGGAAGCACTTGGTTTTACGCCAGTTCCTTCTTCGATTACTTCGTATTGTAAACCGGAAGCCGTAGTGGTAACACCTGCTTTCTTCGCATTTTCAGCTAAGAATGCTTCGCCTTCTGCTTTGTGCTCTTCAAACTTGGAAGCGGTAATTTCCTGGATATAATTTTGAATGATCTGATTTGCTTCGTCGGCCGAGAATTTCAATTCTTTTCCCTGGAAAACATCGGCAATCGCCTCAGCCATTACTTGTGGATTGATGGCATCCAATTCCTGCTGTGCCAAACTATCAGCTACGCTCAATCCGATGCAATAGCTTACTGCGTTAATATCTTGTGACATGTCGTGAAAAATTTGCCCCAAAGGTACTCTTTTTTAGTAGTTAGTTTTTAGTGATTAGAAGGATTCCCAAAAAACAAAGTTCATCCGTAAAACAGGAAACTACTAATAACTATTTGAACGCCAGTTCAAGGTCTTCCCAAATATCTTCGATGTGTTCCAAACCAATGCTCAAACGCACCAATCCGTCGGAAATGCCTACTTCTGCACGCTCTTCTGGTTTTAGTTTTGAATGCGTTGTTGAAGCCGGATGCGTAGCAATGCTGCGGCTGTCACCAAGATTCGGAGTTAAGGAAAACAAGCTGAGTTTATCCAGAAAAGCCCGTCCAGCTTCCAAACCTCCTTTGATCTGAAAGGAAACAATTCCGCCACCGGCCGACATTTGTTTTCGGGCAATTTCGACCTGCGGATGACTGTCAAGAAACGGGTATTTTACCCAATCGACAGCCGGATGATTTTCCAATCGTTTCGCAATCTCCAATGCCTGCTGACAGTGTTTTTCCACACGCAAGTGCAATGTTTCCAATGATTTCGACAATATCCATGCATTAAACGGACTCATAGCCGGACCGGAATGCCTGGCAAATGCCTGAATTTTGTCAATCAATTCCTGTGTGGAAACGATCAATCCACCCAACACGCGACCCTGACCATCAATATACTTAGTCGCAGAATGGATCACGATATCGGCACCAAAACGAATGGGCTGTTGTAAAACCGGTGTCGCGAAACAATTATCAACTACAAACAGCACATTTTTCTCCTTGCAAATGGCGCCAATCTTTTCCAAATCAATGATATCCAATCCCGGATTGGAAGGCGTTTCCAAATACAAGATTTTCGTTGCAGGCGTAATCGCGTTGGCGTATGCTTCGTAATCATCCGCGTCAACATAAGTCGTCGTAATTCCCCATTTCGGGAAAATATTCACGAAAAGATTGTGCGTAGAACCAAACACCGAACGTGAGGAAACAATGTGATCTCCCGAACCGAGCAATGCCGCAAAAGTCGTGAAAACAGCCGCCATTCCGGTAGCTGTAGCCCAAGCCGCTTCTCCGCCCTCAAGTTGAGCAATTTTCTCCAGTAACTCATCGACATTCGGATTGGAATAACGCGAATAAATATTGGCGTCGACCTCATCGGAAAAGGCAGCTCGCATGTGTTCGGCATTTTCGAAGGTAAAGCTGCTCGTGAGGTACAAAGGTACACTGTGTTCGCGCTGCTGTGTGCGCTCCGACTGACTACGAATCGCTAATGTTTCATTTCTGTAAGTGCTCATTCAATGTGTTTTGTATAAGTGTTCACCTGGATCGACGGATGGATACTCGCCGAAACAGAACAGTATTTTTCATGACTCAGTTTCACGGCGTTTTCGAGTTTTTGTAACGGAACGCCGGCATCAACGCTAAAAATCAAATCAATCGTTTCAAACGGAGAAGGAACGCCTTCTGCCCGCTTCGCGTCGATTTCAACTTC
Encoded proteins:
- a CDS encoding cobalamin-binding protein; translation: MDSITTTDQMGRTVSIPFPVRRIVSLVPSQTELLVDLGVEDLLVGVTKFCVHPAGMKERVGQIGGTKTVKIDKVIALKPDLVIGNKEENLQSDIEELEQHLPVWMSDIHDLETALNMIRHVGSLVEKGKKALEVIDSIQQKFNQLDQVEKSNKLTRVLYLIWRKPYMAAGKGTFIDDCLKRCGWINCISETRYPEIDTTSLNPDLILLSSEPYPFKENHIEELQVLFPKAKIELVDGEYFSWYGTRLLGAPDYFIDLLDRT
- a CDS encoding aminotransferase class I and II yields the protein MKLETLRTVAVTRYIAPLREGGSLPALVEADDDFKYVLKFKGAGHGTKALISEFLGGQLARVLGLKLPELVFITLDEDFGRSEADEEIQDLLRGSHGLNLGLHFLSGAITFDPVVTTIDSLLASKIVWLDAFLTNIDRTFRNTNMLIWNKELWLIDHGASFYFHHSWDNWEQNAKSPFSYVKDHVLLDRATQLDEVNTQFTSILTDELFRQLVDQIPSEWLQWEGNELSEDEIRGVYHQFLSIRLAHSANFLNEAQDARKKTV
- a CDS encoding peptidylprolyl isomerase; its protein translation is MSQDINAVSYCIGLSVADSLAQQELDAINPQVMAEAIADVFQGKELKFSADEANQIIQNYIQEITASKFEEHKAEGEAFLAENAKKAGVTTTASGLQYEVIEEGTGVKPSASDTVKVHYHGTLIDGTVFDSSISRGLPATFGVHQVIKGWTEALQLMPVGSKYRLYIPQDLAYGAHPHPGGAIKPFMALIFDVELIAIEN
- a CDS encoding O-succinylhomoserine sulfhydrylase — encoded protein: MSTYRNETLAIRSQSERTQQREHSVPLYLTSSFTFENAEHMRAAFSDEVDANIYSRYSNPNVDELLEKIAQLEGGEAAWATATGMAAVFTTFAALLGSGDHIVSSRSVFGSTHNLFVNIFPKWGITTTYVDADDYEAYANAITPATKILYLETPSNPGLDIIDLEKIGAICKEKNVLFVVDNCFATPVLQQPIRFGADIVIHSATKYIDGQGRVLGGLIVSTQELIDKIQAFARHSGPAMSPFNAWILSKSLETLHLRVEKHCQQALEIAKRLENHPAVDWVKYPFLDSHPQVEIARKQMSAGGGIVSFQIKGGLEAGRAFLDKLSLFSLTPNLGDSRSIATHPASTTHSKLKPEERAEVGISDGLVRLSIGLEHIEDIWEDLELAFK